In Tenrec ecaudatus isolate mTenEca1 chromosome 4, mTenEca1.hap1, whole genome shotgun sequence, a single window of DNA contains:
- the CCR4 gene encoding C-C chemokine receptor type 4, whose product MSSTPLADTTLDENTYNYYLYDYSIKPCTKEGVKAFGELFLPPLYFLVFLFGLLGNSIVVLVLFKYKRLKSMTDVYLLNLALSDLLFVFSLPFWGYYAADQWVFGLGLCKVVSWMYLVGFYSDIFFIMLMSIDRYLAIVHAVFSLRARTLTYGVITSLVTWSVAVLASLPGLVFSTCSTMHNRTYCKPSHSVNSTAWKVLSSLEINILGLVIPLGIMLFCYSSIIRTLKHCKNEKKTKAVKMIFTVVALSLGFWTPYNIVLFLQTLVELQVLQDCTVERHLDYALQATETLAYVHCCLNPVIYFFLGEKFRKYIIQLFKTCRGPFALCQYCGFLQLHSADTPSSSYTQSTVDHDLHEAL is encoded by the coding sequence ATGAGCTCCACGCCTCTGGCAGACACCACGCTGGATGAAAACACGTATAACTATTACCTCTACGACTATTCTATTAAGCCGTGCACCAAAGAGGGTGTCAAGGCCTTTGGGGAGCTCTTCCTGCCCCCGCTTTACTTCTTGGTCTTTCTTTTTGGTCTACTTGGAAATTCGATAGTGGTTCTGGTTCTGTTCAAGTACAAGCGGCTCAAGTCCATGACTGACGTGTACCTGCTCAACCTTGCCCTCTCCGATCTGCTCTTCGTGTTCTCCCTCCCTTTCTGGGGCTACTATGCTGCCGACCAGTGGGTGTTTGGCCTGGGCCTGTGCAAGGTCGTCTCCTGGATGTACTTGGTGGGCTTTTATAGCGACATCTTCTTCATCATGCTCATGAGCATCGACAGGTATCTGGCCATTGTGCACGCAGTGTTTTCCTTAAGAGCCAGGACCCTGACTTACGGGGTCATCACCAGCCTGGTCACGTGGTCAGTGGCCGTCTTGGCCTCACTCCCAGGCCTCGTTTTTAGCACTTGTTCTACGATGCACAACCGCACCTACTGCAAACCCTCGCACTCTGTGAACTCCACCGCGTGGAAGGTCCTCAGCTCCCTGGAGATCAACATCCTGGGGTTGGTGATCCCCTTGGGGATCATGCTCTTTTGTTACTCTAGCATCATCAGGACCCTGAAGCACTGTAAAAACGAGAAGAAGACCAAGGCGGTGAAGATGATTTTCACCGTGGTGGCCCTCTCCCTTGGGTTCTGGACACCTTACAACATCGTGCTCTTTCTGCAGACCCTGGtggagcttcaagtcctccaggACTGCACCGTAGAAAGACACCTGGACTACGCCCTTCAGGCCACAGAAACCCTGGCGTATGTCCACTGCTGCCTCAACCCCGTCATCTACTTCTTTCTGGGGGAGAAGTTTCGCAAGTACATCATCCAGCTCTTCAAAACCTGCCGGGGCCCCTTTGCACTCTGCCAATACTgtgggttcctccagctccactcGGCCGACACCCCCAGCTCTTCGTACACACAGTCCACCGTGGACCACGACCTCCACGAAGCGCTGTAA